The segment GCTAATTAAATGCCTTCCCCTAAGGGGGAAAGGCTTATATAAAAAGATGCAATATAATCTAACAACAAAATGAAAACCTTTACATAACAGGAGGTAATACGATGATTCGCAAAGGTTTTATCATGAATGTTAATCCTGATAAGCAAACAGAATACGAGCAGCGTCATAATGAAATTTGGCCAGAGCTCATTGATGCTCTACGCAAACATGGAGCTAGCAATTATTCGATTTTCCTTGATAAAGACACAAGCAAATTGTTCGGCTATGTGGAAATAGAGGATGAAGATAAATGGAGCAAGATGCCCACAACAGCTATAAACCAAAAATGGTGGGAATTTATGGAGCCGTTGATGGAAACAAATGCAGACAACAGTCCTGTCACTATTCCATTAAAAGAAGTTTTTCATATGGACTAGCCACTTATAGTCGCTAAGTTTTAAAAGGAGAGAGAGAAAATGACAAAAACGAAGAAATTTGCGGCAAAAAATGTAACAGGCTGGAAAGCCACGATTGCTGTCGCAATGGCCAACTATATCGAAGCAGGCTCCATCATCGCAGCAGCGAGCAGCTTAACATTATGGCAGGCATACTTAAATATTGACAGTATGGGTGTGGGACTTTTAAGTGCATTGAGTGCAAATGCTTTCGGTGCTGCGATTGGCGCATTAATTGGCGGACCATTAACAGATAAATTCGGACGAAAGTTCATCTTCAGCTATGATTTGCTTGTCTATATGATTGGTGTTGCTCTTATAGCAGCATCTGTCAATTTCCCGATGCTGCTTATCGGAACAATTATTACCGGTTTGGCAGTTGGTGCAGGCGTTCCCGTTTCATGGACATATATTGCAGAGGAATCACCACAGGACAAACGGGCAGCACATGTTGGAACCGCTCAAATGGCCTGGTCTATCGGTCCGACATTAACGTTTGTGTTAGCTGTTGTACTTGCACCAATGGGGTTAGCTGGTTCAAGGATAATATTCCTCCACTTGCTAGTCATTGCTTTTGTAACATGGTATATACGCCGAGGCTTGGATGAGTCAAAAATTTGGGAAGAACAGCAGGAAAAGGAAAAGGCGGAGGCATTACAAGGCAAAGTAAAAACGAATGTTTTAAAAGAATTGTTTACATTAAAAGCAAATCGCAGTGCGTTAGTGCTATTGATCGGTATCTATTTATTCTGGAATTTAACAGCAGGCGCAATGGGCTATTTCATGCCATATATTTATGAAAATGTCGGTGGTTTAAGCACAGGGCAAGCCAACTTACTGCAAGCATTCCTATGGTTGTTTACTGTCTTAACTACTTATTTCTTGTTTATGAAGCTCGGTGATAAAGTCAGCAGGAAGGCCTTATTTGGAATTGGCGCTGGTATGGGACTTGTTGCGTGGATTATCCTAACCTTCATGCCAATGACGTGGCCGACACTCATCGCCTTTGTCATCCTGTGGGGAGCAGCAGCAGGTATAGGTGCTCAAGCCTTTTACGCATTATGGACAAGTGAGCTTTTTCCGACAAAATATCGTGCAAGCGCACAAGGATTAATGTACTTTATCGTCAGAACAGGGATTGCTGTCTGGTCATTTATATTGCCATTATTAATGGACACATTAGGTTTTACGGTTGCTGGTATTGTTATGATTATTTTCCTTGCGATTCATATGGTGATTGGCATTATCCTCGCCCCGAATACACGAGGGAAAACACTGCAGCAAATTGAAAAAGAGCGCTACGGTGACGATTTAAATCATAATTCGGTTCATAAAACGGTTTAAAGTATTAGAAGGATTGGTGCATTAGTTTTCTAACTGATGCACCTATTTTGTACCTTTGTATTTTGTAGTAAAATCTATGTTTTATATGAAAAACTACCTAATTATGATATAGTAAAAATACAAAATCAAAGGTAAACCCAACTAAACAAAAAGTCAGTTATAGAAGAGAGGGAGATTTTAGTTGCTTGTTGCAGAGAGACGAAGAAAAATCGTCGAATTAGTTAATGAAAGATTAAGCATTCGCGTTTCGGAATTAAGCGACATTTTTTCCGTAACAGAAGAAACAATTAGAAGAGATTTAGAAAAGCTGGAACAAGATCAGCTTTTAAGCAGGAGTCATGGTGGTGCTGTCAGCATCGAAAAAGAAGCGACAGACGTCCCCTTTGTGGTAAGGGAAATCACAAATTCTGATGAGAAAAAGGCTATCGCAGCTGAAGCAGTCAAATGGATTGAACCAGGTGAGCAAATTGTCTTGGATGCTAGCACAACGGCGTGGTATATGGCACAGGAATTGCCAGATATGCCGTTGACAGTGATCACAAATTCAATCAAAGTGGCCTTAGAGCTAAGCAAAAAGGAACAGATTAAAGTAATCTCAACTGGCGGAATGCTGCTTGCTAATTCGTTATCCTATGTTGGTCCGTTATCTGAACGATCTTTAGACAGCTACTATGTCAACAAACTGTTTCTGTCATGTAAGGGTGTCCATCTTTCCGGGTTAAGTGATTCCAATGAGTGGCAAGCAATCTTAAAAAAGAAAATGATGGATATTGCATCAAAAGTGATACTGCTTGCTGATTCAAGTAAATTTGGTGTTAAGACATTTGCTCATATTTCTGATTTGACAAGAATTCATCACGTTATTTCTGATGCGAATATTCCTGCTGAATTTCATAAAGAGCTGCAAGAAAAAGCAATTCCCGTTACGATCGTAAAAATCTAGAAACCCAAGAATAATAGGGTTTCTTTTTTTAGTCATAAAATGTTCATAAACAAAAGGAAAAATGTTTGTTTTCTTTTGTTTGTCATTGACTTGTATTTGGTATCCAATTATGATGAAGGTGTAAACAACAACTATGAAAACAATAAGATTGTTCATGAAGAGCTTAATAGAATAGGAGAGTGTCAGCATGCCTACAAAGCTGAAAAGGAAGAGTGTAGAAGAGGCCCCTTTTCTCAAGGAAATGTGCAATACAGCCTATAATATGTGGAGAATGGGATGGGATGAAAGAAATGGCGGTAATATAAGTTATTTGCTGCAAAAAGAGGAGGTACGTCCATACTTGGACGAAGAGCAGATAATCCGTTCTATTCCCATTAAGACACCTGCAAAAGAGCTCGAAGGTAAGCTTTTTATTGTAACTGGCTCTGGCAAGTATTTTAGAAATGCCAAAAAGGACCCTCGTAACACCTTTGGAATTATTAAGGTTGGCAGAAATGGAGAGAGTATTGATTTGCTTTGGGGACTTGAGGATGGCTCTTTGCCGACAAGTGAGCTTCCAGCCCATTTTAAAAGTCATATAGAAAGACTAAAACACGATCTTAACCATCGTGTCATCATTCATAACCATTCGACAAACCTGCTTGCGATGACCTTTATACATGAATTGGATGAAGCAAAGTTTACAAAAACCCTTTGGCAGATGTGTACAGAATGCATTGTCGTGTTCCCTGATGGTATCGGCATATTACCATGGATGATTCCTGGAACAGAAGAAATTGGCCAAAAAACAGCCGAAAAAATGCAGGAAAATCGACTCGTTCTTTGGCCGCATCATGGAATCTTCGGTGCAGGCACGACAATTGACGAAGCGTTCGGTTTAATCGAAACGGCTGAAAAAGCAGCGCAAATTTATACGATCATTGGAGATTCAACAAGGATAAAACAAACTATTACAGACAAGGAGCTTGCTGATTTGGCTAAAGCATTCCACGTTCATCCCCGTAAAGGCATAATCAATATCTAATTAGTTTTAGCTTGAATAAATTTGTGAAATATTGAACAATAACAGGAGGTATTAAAATGTCTTCACATGTTTTATATGTTCCAAGCACTAATTTAATAGGAAGAGGCTGCTTACAGCAAGCAGGCCCCTATTTAAAACAGCTTCAGTTTACGAAAGCTCTGCTTGTAACAGACAAGGGTTTGATGAGCAATGGGATTGTCGCAAAAGTGGTAAAGCTTTTAGAGGAAAATGATATTGGTTATATGGTGTACGATGAAGTGAAGCCAAACCCGACTGTAGCAAATTGTTTGAACGGCTTGCAGGTATTTCGCGAAAACAACTGTGATTCCATCGTGTCAGTTGGCGGCGGTTCACCGCAAGATGCGGCGAAAGCGATCGGTCTGCTGGCCACAAATGACGGAGATTTAAAATCATTTGAAGGAGTCGGGAAAACAATTCATAAATCAGTCCCAATTGCAGCCATAAACACAACAGCAGGAACTTCAAGCGAGTATACGATTAACTATGTTATTACAGATGAAGAAAGACAAGTGAAAATGGTGATGGTTGATAAGAACAGCCTTGCAGCAATATCGATTAATGATCCAGAACTGATGACAGCAAAACCGAAAGACTTAACAGCAGCAACTGGAATGGATGCCTTGACACATGCAATAGAAGCAATTGTAACTCCAGGAGCTTACAAGGTAACAGATGCTGCTGCATTAGCAGCAGTCGAAATTATTTTTGAATATTTACCACTTGCGGTGCAAGATGGAGAGAATATAGAAGCACGAGAACAGATGGTTTTTGCCATGTTTCTTGCAGGTGTGGCCTTCAATAATGCTGGTCTTGGCTTTGTTCACGCAATGGCTCACCAGCTCGGCGGAGTATATGATTTGCCCCATGGCGTTTGTAATGCCATGCTGCTGCCAATTGTGGAAAGAGAAAATGCACAGCGTGATCCAAGTAAATTCCCTCGGATTGCCAAGGCAATTGGGATGAAAACAGAAGGAAAAACAGCGATTGCATGTGCAGAGGAAGTAATCGAAGCAATCAAGCAGCTAAGCGGCATTGTCGGAATTCCATCCAATTTGTCGGAGCTCGGTGTAACAGATGTTGATGTTGAAAAACTAGCCCAATTTGCCCTTGTTGACGCATGTGCGGCCGGAAATCCTTTTCAGCCTACAAAAGAGGAAGTAATTGCCATGTACCAGGAAATTCTCTAAAAAAAAACTGACTCAAGAGGTGCTGTATGGGCCCATTTTGAGTCAGTTTTTTTATTTCTTAGAGCTTCCTATTTGTCTATGTATTTAAGTCAATTCCTTCCGCCTTTTAATAATTGGATATGCAAGCAGCCTCCAAACGACATAACCACAAAGCCCACCAATTGTATTGAGAATTACATCGTCCACATCACATGCTCCGACTTTACTCACAAGCTGCAGCAGTTCAACAGATATGGATAAAAGCAAAGAACAGATGAAGCTATATTTCCAATGACGGGCTTTGTTAAAGATGAGCGGAAGGAAAAAACCAAGTGGTACAAAAGCAAGGATGTTACCAAACAGGTTATTCGTCATCATGGCTAAATGAATAGGACCGAGTCCCCTTATGTCCAATAAAATACTCGCAAATGGGATAAAATTATAAGATACCTCGCCTTTAACAGCATGTCTGTAACTAGAAAAGAATAAAAGATATAACAATATAAGTAGATAGACAGTAAAAAAAAGATACCCTGCCCATGTAGAAAAACGTCGAACCATATGTAATCTCCTTTTTTGTAAAACAATAAAATGTAAGCTGTATTTTCCGAACATTATATAAAAATTAAAAGAAATTGTACATAAAATCACTAAAAGTAAGTATAAACCTATTGCCGGATTGTTCAGTTCTTGATATAGTTACTTAGGTAACTAATTTTTCGTATCTATTTTTTACGTTAGGAGCATGCCCGTCTTATGAATGATGTTCATGAATTATTTCACTCTGTTCAACAGCTTGCCAGACAAATGACAAAGGCATTGAACGATGCACTTCAACCGTTCGATATATACAGTTCCCAATGGACCGTGTTGTTTTTACTTAAAACGAAAGGCTCTATGACGCAAAAGGAAATTTCCGATTATTTAGCGATTGAAGCACCGCCTATAACAAGGACGGTCCAAAAATTGGTAGCAAACGGATATGTAAGACAAGTGAAAGGAATTGACAAACGAACAAAAAGGATTGAGCTGACGGAAAAGGCACTGGAGAAATACCCAGAATGGGAAAAGGCAGTATTGCAAATGAACCAGGAGCTGATTCAGCCATTAACCTCTGCTTCTAAAGAACAATTATTATTATTGATTTCAGATTGGAATCAGCAATTAGCAATTAGGGGGAAGGAATTTGAGTAAGGAAGCACTTTGGACGAAAAGCTTTATTAATATTTGGGTTAGTAACTTTTTTTTATTTTTGACATTTTATTTTTTGATGGTTTCCCTGCCCGTCTATGCTATACATGAACTGCACGGAAAGCAGTCAAGCGCAGGACTTATTACGACAATGTTCTTGCTGACAGCAATCGTAATTAGGCCATTTGCCGGAAAGCTAATGCAAAAGTACGGGAAGAAAACATTGCTTGTCCTGTCATTGGCAATTTTCTTTATTGTGGCGCTTTTTTATTTTTTACCACACTCTGTCGGGAGCCTGTTAATTGTTCGCGCATTCCATGGAATTGGATTTGGAATGGCAACTACCGCAACAGGTACGATCGTGGCAGATATTATTCCAAACTCCAGAAGAGGAGAAGGAATGGGTTATTATTCCATGTCAATGAATCTTGCAATGGTCGCGGGACCATTTCTTGGATTGATGGCCATAAACTCATGGGGATCTAACACCCTCTTTTTAATGGCAGTTATTTTTGCTGTTATGGCAATTTTCACTGGTTTATTTATTAAGCTGCCAAAAACAGAACATACTGTACCAGTACAAGGAGAAGAGAAAAAGACTGCTAAGCTTGGTGGAATTCTTGAGCCATCTGCTATCCCAATCAGCATTGTTGCTGCACTTTTTGGGATTGTCTATTCATCGATTCTTTCCTTCGTATCTGTATATGCAGACGGAAAAGGCCTCGAGAGCGTTTCAGGGTATTTCTTTGTCGTGTATGCGGTAGTCATGCTGATGGGAAGACCATTTGCTGGTCGTTGGTTTGACCGATTTGGAGCAAATGTCATCATTTATCCATGTATTCTGCTATTTGCGATCGGCATGTTGACATTAAGTAATGTTAACACAGCATTTTTCTTCTTATTTGCAGCAGCATTAATTGGCTTAGGCTATGGAACTTTATTCCCAAGCTTCCAGACAATAGCCATTCAAAAGGCTCCACCTGAAAAACGTGGCTTGGCAACAGCAACCTTCCTGTCATTATTCGACAGCGGTATCGGAATTGGGTCCTTTTTGGTTGGATTTGTCGGAGATATGATCGGCTTCGGTTCTTTATATTTCTACAGCAGTTTCTATATTCTGCTTGCACTTGTCGTTTATTACTTCCTGCACGGCAAAGCAGCAAGAAAATCTAAGTTAATCAACGATATGCCTAAAACGAGCTAAAACTAAACTAGAAAAACTTGAGAGGAGTAACTCCTTTCAAGTTTTTTTGTATAGAGGGACAGAGATAACTTATTTGTTCCATTACGCTCCGACAAAAAGCTAGTAACGGATAGGCTAAAGACCGAAACAGAAACGTGCAAGTACAAGGAAAAAGTCCATTTGGTTACAAATCAGATGAAAGGAGGTTAATTAAAAATTTACTATTTTGAATATTGACAAATATATGAACGGTGATTATCCTTATGGTATAACAAATGTTAAGGCCTGTAACAAATGTGATATTACCAATCCGACGTTATCAATGTGACATATGTGACGGTCTTACTAGCACTACTAAATGAAAGCGCTATTATCCAAGAAGGGAGCAAGTATGTAGATTCCAAAGAGGAAAAGGAGCGATGATATGCAGCTAGCTTTTATACTTTGTCTGATTCTTATTGTTCAATATCTTTTATCACTGTATCAAATTAAGCAGTATAAAATTAAAATTGATAAAATTGTTAGCGGTTACAAAGGAGAAGATGGCTATTTTATGTTCTCAGGAATGACAAGGGGGAAGCTTAAACACGGAGCAATTGCCGTACTAGTTGTCGATAGTAATTATATTATTCATGAGTGTCACTTGCTAAAGGGAATGTCTGTTTTAACTAAATTTAAGCCAATTGAAAAGTATAAGGGCAGACATGTCGGGGAAATTGTCAGCAGCATCAATGATGAGATTCCTGTAAAAGGCAAAAGCAAGCTACCTTCCAATAGCAAGGCGTTATTGCAAGCAAGTGAAAATGCGTTATTAACAATAGCAAAGAAAAAAGTGTCTTTGGGAGTATAAAAAGGGGGCAAATAAATGGAATGGATTAAATGGTTAGGTGAGCATTTTATCGGGATGTTCCAGGCTGGCGGAGAAACGTTTATGGGCTTAGTTACAGGTATTGTGCCTACACTTGTCGTGTTACTAACATTTACGTATGCAATGATGAAATTCGTTGGGGAAGAAAGAGTCACAAGAATTATTCAATTTGCAGCAAAATATACTATCCTTCGTTATACATTGATGCCAATCCTTTCACTGCTGATGTTAACAAACCCCATGGCATACACTTTCGGTCGTTTTTTACCAGAAAAGCAAAAACCTGCATTTTATGATTCAGCAGTATCCTTCGTTCATCCGGTCACAGGCTTGTTTCCTTATGCGAATGCTGGTGAGCTGTTTGTCTATTTGGGAATTGCAAACGGAATTCAAGAATTAGGCTTACCCATTGCAGATCTTGCGGTCCGTTACTTTATTGTCGGTATTGTTGTTATTTTAATTCGTGGTATTGTTACAGAAATTATTACGAAGTATTTAGCAAAAAAAGATGGCACGGACTTAGTATAGGAAGGGGAGAATCAGATGACTTATCGTGGTGTTTTTGTAGCAAAAGGCTCAGGAGGCTGGGGTGTTGGTCTTTATGTGGAACCTAACTCCAAAAAGAATAAAGTCGTATCCATAACAGGAGGAGGAATCCATCCAGTTGCCGCCAAAATAGCGGAATTAACTGGTGCTGAAGCAGTAGATGGATTTAAAGGCTCTTATCCTGAAGAGGAAATGGCATGTGTTGTTATTGATTGCGGTGGTACGGCTCGAATCGGTGTTTATCCGATGAAGCGCATATTAACAGTCGACGTACTTCCATCATCTCCATCAGGTCCCCTTTCAAAATATATTACAGATGATATCTTTGTATCAGGTGTAACACCAAAAGACATTTCACTATCAGAAAGCTTCACTCAACCTGCGAGCGCACATGAGGCTGCAGAAGAACCAAAATTTAATCCAACAAATAAACAGAAATTTAAAGAAGACTATGCCGAGTTGAAAAAAGAGGTAGCAAGCCAGCAAAAAGACAATATTTTGCTGCGATTCTCAAAAGGAATTGGCAACGTCACAGGAACATTTTATCAGGCTGGCCGTGACACGATGGATATCCTTTTGAAAAATATTTTGCCATTTATGGCCTTTGTGAGTATGTTAATGGGAATTATTAACTATACAGGAGTTGGAGATTGGATTGCGCAAGCGCTGACTCCCCTTGCAGGTTCATTAGGTGGGCTGCTTGTTATTGCTGTTGTCTGTACATTGCCGTTTCTGTCCCCAGTTTTAGGACCAGGTGCAGTTATTGCCCAGGTTATCGGGGTATTAATCGGCTCCCAAATTGCATTAGGAAATATTCCTCCCCAATTTGCGTTACCTGCATTGTTTGCGATTAACGGCCAGGTAGGCTGTGATTTTATTCCGGTAGGTCTATCTCTTGGAGAGGCTAAGCCAGAAACGGTGCGTTATGGTGTTCCTGCGATTCTTTACAGCCGTTTAATCACAGGTGTTGTATCTGTTATCATCGCCTATTTTGCGAGTTTTGGTATGTATTCATAAGCAGATAAACAAAAGGGCAGAAAGGAAGAGATTTCATTTTGTTTATTCAGGATAGAAGAATATTAATAAAAGTCGCCCAAATGTATTATGAGGAAGGTGCAACACAGTCAGAGGTTGCCAAAAAGATCGGGATTAGCCGTTCTCTCGTGTCAAAATTATTAACAAAAGCCCGCGAAGAGGGAATTGTGGAAATTATTATTCATGAAACCCGTGTCCATCAATTTAGAAATTTGGAGCGGAAAATTGAGCGCCTTTACGATTTACGTGATGTTGTGTGTATAGAGAGCGTTGGGTTGGAGACCTCCAAGAAGCAATTAGGCGAAGCAACTAGTGAATATTTGCAGCGTGTCATTAGGGATGGCCAGATTATTGGCCTTTCCTCTGGCACAACATTAAATGAAGTGGCAAAGGCAATTAATTCTGTACAGCTGCTGCCAACAGCTACAATTGTGCCATTAGTTGGGGGAATGGGTAACGAGCGCGTCGATATTCATTCTAACAGCATTGTGTCGAAAATCGGAAATGCCCTACAGGCTAAGTATGAGCTACTACATGTTCCAGTTATGGTAGATACAAAGGAGGCAAAGGAAGTATTAATTCGGCAGCCTTCTATTCGCACAACTTTAGATTTGGCAGAACAATCGCAAATAGCCATTGTCGGGATAGGTGGTCGTCCAGAGGATTCGACAATGGTTAAATCTTATCTGGGTTTAGATCATCAGCAAATAACGAGTGATAACGAGATTGTCGGCGATATTTGCTATAACTTTATTAATAAGTTTGGCAAACAAGTAGAAAATGCATGGAATGATAGAGTAATAGCGATAGAACTAGAAAAGCTCAAGGCAATTCCTTTAGTTATTGGAGTAGCTTCAGGTCTTGAAAAGGTTTCTGCTATTAAAGCTGCATTAGAGGGTGGCTTGATTCATGTATTGATTACAGATGGTGTTACAGGAAGCGCACTTGTCGAATAATAGTATTCAGATTTGTTTGAATATTTCGCTTGACAGCAAGTATTCAACAATTTAAACTGTAGTTGCAGAACAAATGACACGCACCGTAACAAATGTAAAAATAACCTTTTAAAGGTTCTAATAATTAACATTTGTTTAGATTTATAAAAATGTAAGCGTATTAATAATCAATTGGAGGAGGAAGTTATTTATGTCAATTTACACGAAGCTTTTGCAAAGGGAACGTGAAAATGCTCCAGTTAAAGTGGGAGTCATCGGTGCAGGACAGATGGGGTTTGGCATGATTGCCCAAATTTCAAAAATTCCAGGTATGATCGTGACAGGTATTTGTGACGTAAATGTTGAAGCAGCACAAAGAGCAGCTGATTTCTATTCCTCACAATCGGCTCGTAAAGATTCAATGATTGTCACTAATGATTATCGAAAAGTAATTCAGTCAAACCAGGTTGAGGTAGTTGTTGATGCAACAGGTGTTCCGGAAGTGGGAGCAAATGTTTCCATGGAAGCACTTAGATCAAAAAAACATATTGTCCTCTTAAATGTGGAAGTGGACATAACAATTGGATCGATAATGTATCAAATGTTTGACAATGCAGGACTTATTTATACTGGTTCTGCAGGTGATGAACCTGCTGCAACGCTTGAATTATATGAATTTGCCAAAACAATGGGACTGGAAGTGCTTGTTGCTGGCAAAGGAAAAAATAATCCATTTAATCCGCTCTCAAACCCTGATGTTGCTCAAGCAGAGGCGAAGTCAAAAAACATGAGCTCACACATGCTTGCTGCATTCCAGGATGGAACAAAAACAATGGCAGAAATGAATCTATTAAGTAATGCAATTGGGTTGATACCAGATAAAGTCGGCATGCACGGCGTATCAGCAACAGTTCAGGATGTTGCAGACAAATTAACGCTTAAGGAAAATGGCGGTGTATTAGATAGCTTTGGGGTAGTCGAATATGTGAATGGCCTTGCTCCAGGAGTATTCGTCATAGTAAAAAGTGAGCTTGAGCCAGTTGATGAAGAGCTGCGCTATTTGAAGGTTGGAAAAGGTCCTAATTATGTATTTTACCGTCCTTACCACCTTGCCAGCTTAGAGACTCCGATAACGATTGCGAAAGCAGTGCTGGAGCATGATTCATCGATTCATCCACTTGGAGCGCCAATTTCAGAAACAGTTGCGGTCGCAAAAAGGGACATAAAAGCAGGGGAGACATTAGATGGTATTGGCGGCTACAGTGTGCGCGGTGTACTTGAAACACATCATGATATGAAGGCAAACGGGCATATTCCTATTGGTTTGATCAGCGGCAGAGTTGTGGCAAAAAAAGACATAACAACAGGACAATTCTTAACATCGGATGATGTGGAACTTGATACAAATACAACGGTTTGGAAGCTGAGAGCATTGCAGGATCAATTATTCCCGTCAAACCAAAACAAGCGTCCCCTTGTGACGCTATAAACATAAAAAGAAACAGGAGGATTAGCATGACAAAATCAGTTGTAAAAGAAATCGGAGAACTAGTTCCT is part of the Niallia taxi genome and harbors:
- a CDS encoding sugar-binding transcriptional regulator, giving the protein MFIQDRRILIKVAQMYYEEGATQSEVAKKIGISRSLVSKLLTKAREEGIVEIIIHETRVHQFRNLERKIERLYDLRDVVCIESVGLETSKKQLGEATSEYLQRVIRDGQIIGLSSGTTLNEVAKAINSVQLLPTATIVPLVGGMGNERVDIHSNSIVSKIGNALQAKYELLHVPVMVDTKEAKEVLIRQPSIRTTLDLAEQSQIAIVGIGGRPEDSTMVKSYLGLDHQQITSDNEIVGDICYNFINKFGKQVENAWNDRVIAIELEKLKAIPLVIGVASGLEKVSAIKAALEGGLIHVLITDGVTGSALVE
- a CDS encoding NAD(P)H-dependent oxidoreductase, giving the protein MSIYTKLLQRERENAPVKVGVIGAGQMGFGMIAQISKIPGMIVTGICDVNVEAAQRAADFYSSQSARKDSMIVTNDYRKVIQSNQVEVVVDATGVPEVGANVSMEALRSKKHIVLLNVEVDITIGSIMYQMFDNAGLIYTGSAGDEPAATLELYEFAKTMGLEVLVAGKGKNNPFNPLSNPDVAQAEAKSKNMSSHMLAAFQDGTKTMAEMNLLSNAIGLIPDKVGMHGVSATVQDVADKLTLKENGGVLDSFGVVEYVNGLAPGVFVIVKSELEPVDEELRYLKVGKGPNYVFYRPYHLASLETPITIAKAVLEHDSSIHPLGAPISETVAVAKRDIKAGETLDGIGGYSVRGVLETHHDMKANGHIPIGLISGRVVAKKDITTGQFLTSDDVELDTNTTVWKLRALQDQLFPSNQNKRPLVTL